The Thermomonospora amylolytica sequence CCCGGCGTCCACCAGCGCCCTGCGGACGGCCCGCGCCAGCCCCACCGCCCCCGGCGTGTCGCCGTGGACGCAGACGGACCGGGCGTTCACCGGCACGTCGGTGCCGTCGATCGCGGTGACCACGCCGTCCACCGCCATCCGCACCGCCCGTTCGATCACCAGGCCCTCGTCGTGCACCACCGCCCCCGGTTCACGACGGGGCACCAGCCGGCCCTCCGGCGTGTAGGCGCGGTCGGCGAAGCACTCGGCCACCACCGTGAGCCCGTCCGCCACCTCGTGCACCGCGGACCCCGGCAGGGTCAGGACCGGCAGCGACGGGTCGTACTCCCGGACCGCCGCCACCACCGCCCGCGCCTGCTCGGCGTCCCGGGCGATCCGGTTGTAGAGCGCGCCGTGCGGCTTGACGTACGACACCCGCCCGCCGGACGCCCGCGCGATCCCGTCCAGCGCCGCCAGCTGGTAGAGGACGTCGGCGGTCAGCTCCTCGGGCGCCATGTCGATCTCCCGCCGCCCGAACCCGGCCAGGTCCCGGTACGACACCTGTGCCCCGATCGCCACTCCGCCGGCCACCGCCGCCCGGCACACCCGCCGCATGATCACCGGGTCGCCGGCGTGGAATCCGCAGGCCACGTTGGCGCTGGTGACGATCTGCAGCAGGGCCGCGTCGTCGCCCAGCGTCCATGCGCCGAACCCCTCGCCGAGGTCGGCGTTGATGTCCATGACCGCCATGATCCCATTGTCAGTCGGCGTGGTCGGTGATGAACATCCGGCCCGGCGCGTGCGTGATCGCGAACTCCGGTTTGCTCGCCATGCACACCGCCTGCGGCGTCACCCCGCACGCCCAGAACACCGGCACGTCCCCGGGCTCGGCCCGGACCGGGTCCCCGAAGTCGGGCCGGCCCAGGTCGGCGATGCCCAGCACGGCCGGGTCGCCCACGTGCACCGGCGGGCCGTGGTGTTGCGCGAACCGGGAGCTCACCTCGACCGCCGTGTCCACCAGCGGCTCGGGCACCGGCCGCATCGACACCACCAGCGGGCCCGACAGCCGCCCCGCCGGAACGCACGGCCGGTCGGTGACGTACATCGACACGTTCCGGCCCTGCTCCAGATGCCGCACCGGCACCCCGGCCGCCGCCAGCGCCGCCTCGAAGCTGAAGCTGCAGCCGATCAGGAAGGCCACCAGGTCGTCCCGCCAGTACGCCGTCGCGTCGCCGACCTCGGCGACCAGCGTCCCGTGCTCGTAGATCCGGTACGCCGGCAGGTCCGTGCGCAGGTCCGCGGACGGGGCCAGCTCGCGCGGGCGGGGGTCGCCGGGGTCGGTCACCTCCAACAGCGGGCACGCCGCCGGGTTGCGGTGGGCGAACAGCATCGCGTCGAACGCCAGGTCACGGGGCACGGCCAGCAGGTTGGCCTGGACATGGCCGCGGCACCATCCGCTGGTCGTCGGCGTGGTCGCGCCGGTGCGGAAGAGCGCCCGCGCCTGGGTGGGGGTCAGCACGGACGGCTGGTCGGGGAGGCTCATACCGGGGTTGTTTCCCCCGATATGTCAGAACCGTTCCTCCCGCAGGCCGGTCACTTCCTCGCGCCGCACCCAGCCCTGGTGGACGTCCACGTCGAACGTCTCCAGCCCCAGCCGCCGCGGCGCCGCCGGGTCCGTCCCCGCGTACTCCACCCGCAGCCACCCGTCCAGCTCGCCCAGCACCTGGAACGGCTCCCCCCGCCACGTGCACCGGGTGACCACGTAACACAGGTGGTCGATCTCCTGCAGCGGCACCACCCGCACATGCCGCCCCGGAACGGCCTCGGCGAACCCCTCCGCCGGCCCTCCCGTGTAGAGCCTGACCTGGTCCCCGTCCGGGCTGGCCTCGTACTCCAGTCCCCGCCACCCGGCGTAGTAGCCGTCCCGCACGCTCACCCGTCCACCTCCGCGGTGCGCAGCCAGGCGCGCAGGTCGGCGTCGTACACGGCCAGGAACGTCTCCGTCCCCGCACGGTCCAGCCGGAACATCTCCGCCCCGTGCGGCAGCCTCCGGCTCCCGATCCGGAACGTCGGCACCACCGTCCCCGGCACCGCCCGCACCAGCGCGGGCCGGATCAGCGGCCAGCGGATCACGTGCACCTCGTCGTCCCCGGCCGAGAACGGCGACCCCGGACGCTCCAGCCCCAGGGCCCGCACCACCTGCTCCGGCGTCCGCAGCCCGCTCACGTCCTGCAGCCGGTTGACCGCCCCGGCGACCCAGTCGTAGCCCCCGTCGAGGTAATGCGCCACATGATCGGGCCGGACGACCTTCTGCACCACCTCGCCGTCCCGCAACGGCCGGACGGTCTCCACCTCGATCTGCGGAGCCTCCGCATACCCCACCGGCACGGAGGTCTCCCCGCCCAGCCCCCCGGCCGGCCCGTGCTCGAGATCCACCGCCGCACCGCCGCTCCCGGCCCGCGCCGGCTCCGCGCCACCGCGCCGCACCGCCTTCCCGGCGACCGGCAGGTCAGCGGCGGAGGCCACAGAACGCCCCCCGCCATTGGGGAGATCGGCGGCAGCGGACCGAGCGCCCTCCCCGGCGCCCGGGGTAGCAGGCCGACCACCGCCGGTTCCTCCCGGGGAGGCTTGAGGACCGGTGCCGGGGAGATCGGCCGATGGCACGGCCTGCCCACGATCGGCGGTGGAGCGAGCGGCTTTCCCGGCGACCGGGGTCATGGACTGGCCGCCGCTGCCGGTTCCTCTCGGTGATGTCTGAGGGCCGGTGCCGGGAAGGTCGGCCGGCGGCACGGCCTGCCCAGGGTCGGGGGTAGTGGGCCGAGTGGCTTTTCCGGCGCCCGTGGGCTGGCCGCCGCTGCCGGTTCCTCCCGGGGATGCCTGAGGGCCGGTGCCGGGGACGCCGGTGGGCGGTACGGCCTGTCCGGGAGCGGTGGCGGAACGGGCGGCCTTTCCGGCGACCGGGAGATCGGTCTGGGCGGCCGTGGGCCGTCCGCCGGGCTCGGCTCTGGGGGTCGGCCCGTCGATGGGGCGACGGGCCGGTCCTGTGTCATGGCGGCGTGCCGCCTTCCCGGCGACCGGGAGGTCGGTCGCGGCCGTCGCGGACGGCCCGCCGGTCCCGGCATCACCCGGCCGGGCCCGGCGTTCGGCGAGCGGGTCCGCTGCGGGCGGCGTCCGAAGGCCCTGGTCGGCAGCGACGTTCCCGTGATCCGTCTGTTCGGGCGTGGAGAGGTCGCCCGGCCGGGACCCGGGGGCCTGCCCTGGCGGGGTGTGGGCGGGGGCCGTGGGCGCCGACATCGGAGGGGTGGAGGCGGGCGGGCGGCCGGAGCGGGCGTGTTCGGCGACGCGCCTGATGGTGTCGGTGTCGATGTAGGCGGAGCTGGGGAGACGGGTGTTGATCGCCAGGCGCCAGGCGGGGTCGGGCCACTCGCAGGCGAGTTCGGCGAACGTGGTCCGGCGGTAGTCCATCAGCGGGCCGCCGAGCGCCCAGTCCATGGCGTCCGGGGAGGTGAACGCCAGGATGTAGGTGCCGTCGCGGTAGTCGGCGGTCAGGTGCCGGCCGTCCGGGGCCACCGGGACGTACAACTGGGCGCGCAGCACGATGTTCAGGTAGCCGCCCTGGTCGCCGCGGCTCTTGGCGGCGACCAGGGCCGCCTCGATCTCCGGGTCGGCGTGCCGGCCGGAGCCCGGCGGCGCACCGGCCCCGGCGGCGGGCAGCGACGGGCTGGTCTTGCGGATCTCCACCCGGCCCGGGTCGGCGGGCGGGATGCCCAGCTCGGTCAGCTCCACGTACGACGGGCCGATGAACGCCTCGTACACCAGGTCGTCGGGGCCGCGGGCCAGATGCACCTCGCGCAGCGCGACCACCATCATCTCCGCCAGCCGGCGG is a genomic window containing:
- a CDS encoding LamB/YcsF family protein, whose translation is MAVMDINADLGEGFGAWTLGDDAALLQIVTSANVACGFHAGDPVIMRRVCRAAVAGGVAIGAQVSYRDLAGFGRREIDMAPEELTADVLYQLAALDGIARASGGRVSYVKPHGALYNRIARDAEQARAVVAAVREYDPSLPVLTLPGSAVHEVADGLTVVAECFADRAYTPEGRLVPRREPGAVVHDEGLVIERAVRMAVDGVVTAIDGTDVPVNARSVCVHGDTPGAVGLARAVRRALVDAGVEVRAFAPPR
- a CDS encoding putative hydro-lyase, which translates into the protein MSLPDQPSVLTPTQARALFRTGATTPTTSGWCRGHVQANLLAVPRDLAFDAMLFAHRNPAACPLLEVTDPGDPRPRELAPSADLRTDLPAYRIYEHGTLVAEVGDATAYWRDDLVAFLIGCSFSFEAALAAAGVPVRHLEQGRNVSMYVTDRPCVPAGRLSGPLVVSMRPVPEPLVDTAVEVSSRFAQHHGPPVHVGDPAVLGIADLGRPDFGDPVRAEPGDVPVFWACGVTPQAVCMASKPEFAITHAPGRMFITDHAD
- a CDS encoding TY-Chap domain-containing protein translates to MDWNEFAQRLTRELMHLPVDAYVVVQGFDGLPYVQAMRYQSGLHAEAVSSDYLPEPLSPRQELLLSELGWLTPDGHKRRNWWCRVMLPAEPADITREQAAECRALAERMVAAFRDVYGVPSVADLCYEADRDGEHPGPLPMPGLGVPRAGQEPAPAAPAPPEWAMFAERLACELAAMQPQMGLVVSQRLQESYYVQAFRDARGVHAEAVSGQALPPHTPVFDAAQEERLAAVGWRWPGDHPNWTFDLPAGAEPDEFRRLAEMMVVALREVHLARGPDDLVYEAFIGPSYVELTELGIPPADPGRVEIRKTSPSLPAAGAGAPPGSGRHADPEIEAALVAAKSRGDQGGYLNIVLRAQLYVPVAPDGRHLTADYRDGTYILAFTSPDAMDWALGGPLMDYRRTTFAELACEWPDPAWRLAINTRLPSSAYIDTDTIRRVAEHARSGRPPASTPPMSAPTAPAHTPPGQAPGSRPGDLSTPEQTDHGNVAADQGLRTPPAADPLAERRARPGDAGTGGPSATAATDLPVAGKAARRHDTGPARRPIDGPTPRAEPGGRPTAAQTDLPVAGKAARSATAPGQAVPPTGVPGTGPQASPGGTGSGGQPTGAGKATRPTTPDPGQAVPPADLPGTGPQTSPRGTGSGGQSMTPVAGKAARSTADRGQAVPSADLPGTGPQASPGGTGGGRPATPGAGEGARSAAADLPNGGGRSVASAADLPVAGKAVRRGGAEPARAGSGGAAVDLEHGPAGGLGGETSVPVGYAEAPQIEVETVRPLRDGEVVQKVVRPDHVAHYLDGGYDWVAGAVNRLQDVSGLRTPEQVVRALGLERPGSPFSAGDDEVHVIRWPLIRPALVRAVPGTVVPTFRIGSRRLPHGAEMFRLDRAGTETFLAVYDADLRAWLRTAEVDG